The nucleotide sequence TGCTTCACAGATTGGACCAGAGAAAGGTGCTGTGCACTTGGCCATAGCTGTGGTCCTGAGTGCTCTATGGGACAAGTGAAGGGGAAAGGTAATGCTCGTGGGATCTCCATATAAGAATGCTCATTAATTCAGAGAGATTCCTTGCTCCTGGTTGCTCCTATTTGCACATCTGGTCTTGATTTTGCAGTAATTTATACATATGTTTAGCTTTAAAATACCAAATAAAGTACAGGCATCACTGAGTTCTTGGATACTCTGCACATGCCCAATTTTTGCAagctggaaaattgtagcaactGCACAGTGCTTAGTGGTGGAACTGGTCAAAACGTTTCAGAGTAATTTTGTCGGAGTTctgacatttctgaaagaaaatatttttgcctagCCCTGCTTATCAAATGTTTCTTTGTATGCCCTTCTCTTGATTTAATCTTTCTTACTTGGAGATTTTAATCTCAGATTTAAAACTCTTGATCTAGGAGCCAAATCTTGTATACTTAGCATGTTACTGGATATTAAAAGTAACCTATTCAGGCAGTGATGTGAGCAACCATAAAGGTGGCCTCGTTAGAAGgggaaattactgaaaaaaagagattgtcTGGTCAAAGACACTGACAAAGAAAGGGTTGCCAGCCTGGAAGTGTGAGCCTGGGGATTAGCACTGTGAACTATAAAAAAACATCCTTGAAAATTGCAGCTGGCCTCTTTGAAGTGCTGCTGGGGTACCTAGAAACCAGAGAAATCCACAGATACCACTGATAAGTGGAAAACAAGGGACTGTAACACCAATTTTCATCTGAGAAGGtggaaaacagtctgaaaaaaaaaaaattgctctgaaggaacagaaaacagcatcatCTATTGGCTGTTACAggtgaaaaatagaaattaacagCATCTATTGGCTGTTCAATGTCCTACTCCCTCTTATGTCTCTGTGATATAAAAAAGACACAATTTTTATCCAAAAATGGAGCCTCTGTCTTTCTGAGAACTTCCCAGTTGAATCCCAGACTAACTTTCTATGAGCTCTTGGGCTGTCCCCAGAGATGCCTGGCTGAAATCAGAGTCTGGGATGCAGATCATTTTGGAACTGAGACTCTTCCTGCTGTCTTACTGGCTCAGTCTGTCCTCCCCTCTTTTGGGGATGGTTGGTGTCCCACTGGGATCTGAAATCTGTCTAATTCACTTCATATAGATATTTTATATATTCATGTAAGTAATTTATCTTAAATATATCTGCTGTTATATTGTTTATAAGTTTGCTTCATTAATGATAAGCTGTAGTAATCTGGAATAGTACATAGCTAcctggctgctgctgttattGGTTGTACTACAATACTGATTGATGCTATTATTGATTGATACCATACTATTGATTGATACTATATTATTGATTGCTGATAGTAATTTGTAATAGCTTGATATATGTTCGTtcatattaattttattaattgtagatATGTTTGCTAATGGCGATTTTTGTGGTAGTATACTTGCTTGTGgtgatttttgtggtatttgtggTAATTTGTAATAAAGTACAGAAATTTAGAGGCTAAAACTTCCATGTCCTTGAATATTACAGAATCCTACAAACCCACAGTTGTGATGTCTCCACACCTGTAAGCCAGGTAACCCTTTAGCTTGTGACAGTCAGAAATTGGCCTTTTGCTCTGTGAGCTTAAAACCCTTGGTATGGTGGAGTCCTAGTCCAGAACTAGCATGTCAGGCCCCTGCAGGAGGACAAGTAATACCTGGTACAATGTTGCTGTGGCCATATCCTGACAGGCACAGTTGGACAGGCTTGCTGTTTTGCAGACCTTCTGATTTAAGaggacagaaacagcaaaaagctGTAGCTAGCACTGACTGGAGTTGCCGCTGTGTACACTCATGTAGCATGTGGCTTGGGACATGCCACCGCACTACCGTGACTGTAGAGTTTGCAGGGGAGAGTGGGCTTGAGTCCCACCATCTCAGACCTGCCAGCATAcactctttttctttacttctgctcTACTGGATTGAGCCTTCATGTATCATTGCTTGTGAAAGCAGCCAGCAAACTTCAGCTTGCCAAAGCCCAAGAGCATAACACAGCCCAAAAAAAGAGGCTCATCAAAAAATTCACAAAGAGACACCTGATATGTTGAAAGGGTATGATGATGATTTCCAGCAAGGGAGGGGGCCGGAGGGAAGGTCACCGTTTCAGATTGCTGGTATGAggcgctttttttctttttaataatcaTCCCACCCATATTGCTTCCCTAATGAAACCAGGTTAAGAAGGATGCTCAATCCTTAATGATTTTCAGGGGAAAGTGTCTAATGTTTTTGCCTGGGGTTGAGAACCACATTGCTTTGGTGTCAGTAATCAATGTTGTGTGCCAAATGTAAACACACTTGCACTTCATGACACTtcctaataaagaaaaaagcatctgtaTGTTATCTCTTTTACGGCAGCCATGAGGTTCCagttatttaatttgttttgttttctagtttaTGTGGAAATTACTAGTTGACATGGTAAGGAAATCTTGTTATATTTCCAGTCTAAAGGCAACTGGATCctattatttttaactgtattaGAAGAGTACATGTTTTAGTTGGTGTCCAAACTAAAATGGTCTTACAGCTCATTTCAGACAGAAGCTGTTTCCCTGGTGGCAGGTGTTACTTTCTGCTCAGAGATGTTCTTCCCTCCCAACATTACCTTCTTCATGTGTCTACCCTCATACAGAGATGTAAACTAGCCCCTCTTCTGGGGAAACTGGACAGGTTGTCTTGTCCAGCTCTGTCATAGCTGGGCAGTGGGAACTGATGTCTAGTGTTAATAGGAAGCTGTGTACTTAAAGATTGTGCTTTAATCTGTAGGTCTTTGTTTATGATTTGGCCAAGGAGCTGCTTTTCTTTAAGTCTGGATAACTGgggggttgttttatttttttttaattgctgggtCTTTTTCCAAAAATAACTCCTTACTTAAAACTCAGTAATTGAACTGCGTATGCTATCATTGTCTGCTAGCAAATGCTCAGGCCTTGCGTGTTGATCTCTTTGCTGAAGTGGTCAGTCATTTGGGGGGAATTCTGTTCAGTATTAAGATCTAAAAGAGCCTGTTCTAAAATAACCTGGCTTTTCCTTTCCAGGAGATGTAACAACAGGGGTGTTTCTCTGTCTTAATTTGACAGCTGAAAACTGTGACTTGGCTTTCctgtttagtttttttttatcctgcttgGATAGAGtttaaaaggaagctgaaaaggaCTTATTATCAACTACTCATAGCCATGAAATTAGGCTTACACACGTTTGGCAGTGCAACACAGACTAATGAGGTGGTTGGGAGGGAAGGCTTACAGTATCTACTGTCTCAATTCCCTGCTTGCTTcagagaaataaggaaaagattGACAGCCCTTCCTCAAGTGACTAGCactacttaatatttttttcatcatacTATTTTATTATgctatgtttttttattttatatgtcaACCTTGAATCAGGATGCCAAACAATTGCTATTCTGCCTGGATTTCAGATATATTACTGATGTTCTAACAGATGAAGAAGCTTATGGTAAGTCATCTTTCCTTCAAAGCTGGACTTTGGTACCCTCCATCTTCCTAATCTTTGAGTTTTCTCATCAGTTTTGATGGGAGTAGCTCACTCAGGAATACATCACCAGCCTGTGAGACTAAGAGAGGTTGGAGGGACAACCATAATGATGAAATCTGGAGGGTGAGGAGAAGTTGTTGTTCAGTGTAATTTGATATTTATGCTTGTTCCACTTCAGAAATACTCCAAAGTGGCCTGcttgggaaaaaggaaaggggtGAGCTTAAACAGTTCTATACTTGATGAAAACCGTTACTCTGCATCTCTAGGAGAATGGGAAGGGGACTGTGTGAGATGAAGCCTGTTGTTTGCTTGCACCTTCACACGTGTTCCAGGAATGCAAAGTAGACATTCAGTTTGTGCTACATTGGTGACTTTTTGCCATATAACATCTTGTGTTGGATTAGCAAGGACATTGTGCTGTTCTTTGCTTCCTCCAAGGATTTATctgtgtcatagtttaaccccagctggcaactaaacaccatgcagccgcttgcttaCTCCCCCCCCAGaaggtgggatgggggacaaaataaaaaaaaaagtaaaacttgtcagttgatataaagacagtttaataggacagaaaggaagaaaataatgataataattattattaataataataaattacagtactactaataaaagaatacacaaaacaagtgctgcacaatgcaattgctcaccactcgctgacagatgcccagttagttcctgagcagcgatcccccccaggccaactccccccagtttatatactggacatgacgtcacatggtatggaataccctttaggccagtttgggtcagctgccctggctgtgtcccctcccaacttcttgtgcccctccagccttcttgctggctgggcatgagaaactgaaaaatccttgactttagtctaaacactactcagcaacaaccaaaaccatcagtgtgttatcaacatttttccaaTACTAAATTCAAAACATATCACTATActagctattagaaagaaaattaactctatcccagccaaaacgagGACAATCTGGTTAGGAGTTCTCTTGCAATGAAATATctagggagaagagggaaggactTATTCAGCAAAATTGATCTATTTGATTAAAATTATggctttcaaggaaaaaaagtcaaaacaccTCCAATCCTTCAGTTTCCCAAAGAACATTCTTTGATGTACTATTTAACAAAATAATCCTCTGCTGACTAAAACACAGCCTGACTTGAAACCATCCTCATGCACTTCAGAAGAGCAAATGTTGAAGCATGGATATCTGGCTTATACAACATCCTGTGCCTGGCTGAGCTACTCAGACCAGCAGTTAAAACAGGTTTGAATGTTTGATTTTACAATAGTAAGATTTTAAATGGTATGTGAAGTGGGGAAATGCTAACAGATGATGATCAATTCTCGCTGCTCGCTCCTAAACACTCTAGAAGTTTTGCTGGACTGAATAAAAATGTAACATTGCAGATCCATTTTGGGAGGTAAAAAGCAGGCCAAATGCCATTTAAGTAATTTTCCCAGTAAGGCAGAATGTTACAGTCCTGTCTATGATCAAGGATATACCCAAGGAATATGAGTATAGAGAACAAGGTATTAGGCTAGAAATAGAAGTCTCTTTATATTGATATATTGTGTGTAACAGCGAGTTTGCATAGGTGCAGCAGTGTTGGATTAAGGAGCTTATGCACATAGGGATACTCCAGAGAGTGATATGAATTAACCAAAAGTGTGATCATTAGGAGTGTTAATGAAAACACATAAAATCTGTGCTTGGATAGCTATGTTCAGAAGCATAGATGCCCTTAACCTGCAGTAACTTAATAGATGAGAAATGGGGATGTCTCCTTCACAGACAACATGAACCTCAAAAATTGATAATTGCTGGTTTCTTCTAGAACTTCTGGTTGCCTTGGCTTTGAGGGATACTCTGAAACTGTCAGCAGCAGAAGGTCCTTAGCTTCCTTCATAAAACATCCTCATTGCCAGAGAGAGTTGCATGTGCTTGGCTTTCTGTGAAATGCTGTGAAACCTTTGGACAATTTATTGGTGTCAGATTTAGTTAATACAGCTGGGATTTATCATCTGGGAAATATACACCTTGGTATATCTAGAAATAGTGTTGCTGAGTTATGGGATGTTCATACCTGGGTTAGAAAATTTATCATATGTCACAGCTGGGTTGAGGAGTTTGGTTCAGCTGGATGTTATTCATATATCTGATCTCATTTTCTGATGGTTTTCTGCTACCTCCCAGGAAGAcataaaaagcttatttttacTCTGAAAATGTGTAAATTAATATTATTCTAGATGCAGTGTGATAGAGTTATTTGGAGATGTATAATCAATGTAACTTTGCTTGCAGTTACGCACATAAGCCTTGAGAGAAGGCTGGACAATGTATAGTAAACGTTTGTATTGAGTattattcttctgtgttttaTGCTTTGAACAGATGGACTAGACCTAGTCTTAACTCTTCCAGGTCTATGATATGGACAGTGATGACTTTGCTTCTGTATCTGAGAAGATGTCTGAGAGACACTTCCTCCTTCTACTACTGCATAAAGCTGCATTGCAGGAAAACAGTAAAGGTATGGCAAAGCTGAGGGCTGATCACAAATGAAGATAAACCTGTTTCCATTGATTTCTgaaaaaagcattgcttttttattttcacagtaggATGAAGCTTTCTCACAAGGGAAGAGAAGTAATAAGAAAGTTCTTTCTGTAAGACAGTGATGCTGAAATTATAAATTCTAGTTTATGGATTCCAGTTTACTGCTGCATTAATCATTAAGTGATCTATATCTTGTTCCAAATATGCATCTAGGTTCAGAGTAAAGGTGGGTGCAGATCTGCAGGATATTTGCAGATGCAGATTTGTAAGAGAAATGATTGGTCCAGACAAAATAATGGTGAGTATCACTTTTTGCTACTACACtatgttattttgcatttaaaaccaTTTGATGAAAAATCTCTCATTATATACATttcttgacaaatattttttcttccttcttcaaatCCTGAATAACAATGGCAACAAATGTTTATATATATCAACAAAGAGCAGTACTGGACATGACCAAAGTAGATGTAGTACTAAGAATTTTATCCTGTATTTCTGTGCCAGAATTTCCATTCAAGACTGTGGGGAACCCCATTTCCAGGATTGTCTTCTAGAAGATTTTAAGTGCCTTTTACATCCAGGGAGGCTTCCAGAGGAAAGCctgttaatattttttcactTATGCTTGGctgaaaataaactggaaaatatttttttcaaactaaaGTATTTGAATGAAAAGGAGTAATTAGATAGAAGTCACACATTTTGATTTGGAAATGTTACTCTGTTGACTGCTATGAGCTGGATTCTTTGCCCCATGTGTTCCCTGACACTCCAAAGCTGCCAACTTACTCTGGGTGCTGCAGTGTAGCATGGAGCTTTAATGGGATGCCATATATCATGAAATGCCAAACCAGGAACTTCGTGAATACAGGATGGCAAGGACCTGAAGAGCTTGCAGAGGAACTGTAGTGTCATTTTCAGATGTTTCACTTTTTGTAGGGAGAAAAATTCTCCCTTGTGTGGGAGAGAGGTGCTGCTTGAGCAACTCTTTTAAACTACTGCATTTTTTTGTCAAGAAGCTTTTCTGTTGAAAACTTCAGGCAGCCATGTCCATGTTTTAGGGTGCTTTACTTAAGTACACGCTGCCAAGATCCACCCATTCCCACAGAAGACTCTGCTCTACTTCCTACAGCTCCTGACCTCCTTGGTTCAAGCCTAGTCTGGATATTGCTGTAGTCATTGCAACTCAGTGTAAGTGTGGCCAAAAGTACAATAGGAACAGAATGGCAATTCcagcttttcatttccttcctaTTTCCTGAATTTCTACCACTTCATATTGATTTTGCAGCTCTTTATGAGagtttgacaggaaaaaaatgtcagtagAATCTTTCAGTGTATTTGATTCTTATTTTCCTTATCCCCAGATGCTAGATGCAAACAAACAATGGGAAATAAAGGAAGCAATAGAGTGGGTCACTAAACCATCTGAGTTTAAACCCTTGTGGATTAAGGAGCCAACTTTTCCAGATGAGGATATGCCTTTCCAGACAGGACATGCAACCATTTCAAAGGCTGgagagttaatttttttatttcaataagaaTACAGTGACTCCAGTCGGTACTGTAGTGTACTGTTGATACTTCGCATATTCAGAGTTCATGTTGAACTAGTTATTCAGAGTACTATTAAATGTATTTGTTACAGGACCTTGACACGCATTCTGCACATGTATTCCCTTAAGTTTAAAGAAATagtttgtttctaaaaaaaaaatgttaaaggaCTGTAATGCCTGCATGAGGAAGGCAGCCAACATTTAGTatgaaaaggccttttttttaaaaaaaaaaaaaaagtgtggtttcCAGTGGAATTGGAAGTTTGATTCAGAATTTGTGCTCCCAACACGCTATACTTAGCGCTACTGTTAAAACCCCAGATGTACAGTGTGTGCATTTCTTTACTGATCCACACACTCTGCTATACAATCCTTTACATGGCTTGTGgagcagaaaaagctgaaaaaaaaatcaataaaaaaatttATAACATGTTACATTTTCTATAAAATGAGTAGAAAACAATATGCTGAATCATCTGTTATTTCAGTCCATTGGGAATTAAAAACCAGAAGCAAGCCTTGAATGTTTGTTATGTCCTTGCAGGCCTTAGCACTGCTAGAAATTGGTGTGGCAACCAGAGAACATGTGAGTATATGTATAAGTGCTTTGGGCTTTTTCCTAATTACTACTTGTTTAATGCAACTACTGCATAACCTTTGGAGCTGGTGCCAAAACTCCTCTGCATTTCTCACTAAAGTTAAATGCTACAGCTGAAAATTACTTGGTATCTATTTCAGCTGTTCCCTACCGAGGTTGCCTCCCTTACCTCTCTGGTTCATTCTTCCCACACATGATTTCTGTGAACAACCTGGAAAtacctgattttttaattattattacgaGAGTAACTGCTAAAATTTCATATTCTCACATCAGTGAGAAGTATGAAAGAATGTTTCCTGGTTGTGATTGCCCATCTGAAAGGTAGAAAAGCAAGGTACAAAGAGTAAGTCCATGCTGCTCTTTGGAGCACACTGCAGCTCCATAAGACGGATTGCATAACATCTGCGGAGAACAGAGTAGGCCAGACAAT is from Accipiter gentilis chromosome 2, bAccGen1.1, whole genome shotgun sequence and encodes:
- the ENOSF1 gene encoding LOW QUALITY PROTEIN: mitochondrial enolase superfamily member 1 (The sequence of the model RefSeq protein was modified relative to this genomic sequence to represent the inferred CDS: substituted 2 bases at 2 genomic stop codons); the protein is MGEIVNGFGDFYRELTSERQLCWIGPEKGAVHLAIAVVLSALWDKXRGKFMWKLLVDMDAKQLLFCLDFRYITDVLTDEEAYEILQSGLLGKKEREEQMLKHGYLAYTTSCAWLSYSDQQLKQLRTXALREGWTMFRVKVGADLQDICRCRFVREMIGPDKIMMLDANKQWEIKEAIEWVTKPSEFKPLWIKEPTFPDEDMPFQTGHATISKALALLEIGVATREHCHSRVIFKQLLQANDLSYLQIDSCRLGSVNENLSVLLMAKKFRSKALQTAYGLGGLSELVQHLIIFNYILVSESLESRLVIQNTPVATDYGDRFGFFS